The following are from one region of the Heptranchias perlo isolate sHepPer1 chromosome 11, sHepPer1.hap1, whole genome shotgun sequence genome:
- the LOC137326991 gene encoding interleukin-10 receptor subunit beta-like: protein MTTLTNLKPWTTYSLKVEPVMPNSTTHPSSIVCETTMDNGKVPVWLITVLLLISIFGVFVVTMGIFYASLHGYRTVRYIFFPSYNLPEHIKEYLKEPSLNSQFLLPQTKNLYEESFDKLSIISDFPERFDNTNVGVNTNMEMLEKQPTEEENQATEDEEEEEGPQNNSNSNPYGRMQKLLDIDA, encoded by the exons ATGACAACCCTCACCAATCTTAAACCTTGGACCACCTACAGTCTGAAAGTTGAACCTGTCATGCCTAACAGCACGACTCATCCTAGTTCAATTGTCTGTGAAACTACAATGGATAATG GTAAAGTTCCAGTGTGGCTGATTACTGTGTTGCTTCTAATATCAATTTTTGGTGTCTTTGTTGTGACGATGGGAATTTTCTATGCATCGCTTCATGGTTACAGAACTGTCAGAtatattttctttccttcctaCAACCTCCCCGAACACATAAAGGAG TACCTGAAAGAACCTTCATTGAATTCTCAATTCCTGCTGCCCCAGACCAAGAACCTGTATGAAGAATCATTTGACAAGCTCAGTATTATTTCAGACTTCCCAGAGAGGTTTGACAACACAAATGTTGGCGTGAATACAAATATGGAAATGCTTGAGAAACAGCCCACggaggaggaaaatcaggcaacagaggatgaggaggaagaggaagggccgCAAAATAATAGTAACAGCAATCCTTATGGAAGAATGCAGAAACTACTAGATATTGATGCTTGA